One Bacteroidota bacterium genomic window carries:
- a CDS encoding T9SS type A sorting domain-containing protein: protein TLPEAGEATVAVFDVLGRRVARLHAGPLAGGTHRFRLEAAGLPSGVYLVRVEGGGASLVRRLTVVR, encoded by the coding sequence CACGCTGCCCGAGGCCGGTGAGGCGACGGTGGCAGTCTTCGACGTACTCGGTCGGCGGGTGGCGCGGCTGCACGCCGGGCCGCTGGCGGGCGGCACGCACCGCTTCCGGCTGGAGGCGGCAGGGCTCCCGAGCGGGGTGTATCTGGTTCGCGTAGAGGGTGGCGGTGCGTCCCTCGTGCGCCGGTTGACGGTAGTACGGTGA
- a CDS encoding putative toxin-antitoxin system toxin component, PIN family, producing the protein MAEWQRFVFDTSTVIGAALSPEGKPRAALVQAALHGELCASVAAYSELTSRLSRPKFDRYLDDAERTAFLDWFEGLLSFVPVTTSVTDCRDLDDNKFLALALDSAADVLVSSDADLLVLHPYRGIAVLSPTDFLRELAE; encoded by the coding sequence ATGGCTGAATGGCAGCGCTTCGTGTTCGACACCAGCACCGTCATCGGTGCCGCCCTCAGCCCGGAAGGCAAACCGCGCGCGGCCCTCGTGCAGGCCGCGCTCCACGGAGAGCTGTGCGCCTCGGTAGCGGCTTATTCGGAACTCACGAGTCGTCTGTCCAGGCCGAAGTTCGACCGATACCTCGACGACGCCGAGCGGACGGCCTTCTTGGACTGGTTTGAGGGGTTGCTCTCTTTTGTGCCCGTCACGACGTCTGTAACGGACTGCCGCGACCTGGACGACAACAAGTTCCTTGCGCTAGCGCTCGACAGCGCAGCCGACGTGCTCGTCAGCAGCGACGCCGATCTGCTGGTGCTCCACCCGTACCGAGGCATTGCCGTTCTCTCGCCGACCGACTTTCTCCGGGAGTTGGCGGAGTAG
- a CDS encoding helix-hairpin-helix domain-containing protein → MNSFLLPLFLAFALSPVALAQPVPGTTGTEAEAVLEDLTDDEISGDPTDLLELLADLRENPLDINTAPAEDLALVPAFSPLVAETIVRFRETSGPFGSIPELRSVEGVTEDVFFEARPYLRIGPELAVVRTISPYPSVPSLAEVRAGARVEVLQRLTRRLDLGEGFDALPDSLVDDPDAPTRFAGSPERIYTRVRATYRRNVSANVTLEKDPGEQFTFEGESVGYDFASFHLAALRVGRIEALVVGDYVAEFGQGLALWRAAGFGKGRASVRPLIRRGRGLRPYGSTDENRFFRGVGATVAVTPALYLTAFGSRRALDASFNDVDTTDVEAPITDATVAGLPADGLHRTPSEIARKDALGQTLFGGGAEVRFDRATVGVVGYSARFDNPVAPGERPFERFDFAGDAATVASAYANVFLGTFQLFGEVASSDGVVAGVGGAEASLDRLDAVVLARHYPRDFASLHGYAFGERNGRGQNETGLYLGLKLRPARRWVVSGFFDQYRFPWVRFAVPRPATGHEALLYVEHTPRRWLTLYAQGRTETRETAADFAQPTGAVLEGLVPETRRSLRVQGEYLANRDLRFRTRIEGSHYRQADQPAATGVLLFQDVRWQLTKALRLDARLTFFDTEGFDARLYQFENDLTGVFANTLLFGRGTRTYAMLSFRPGGRFEGLDLRAKLASTRFEDRPTVSSGLSEIDGPRVRDLALQLRYRFGG, encoded by the coding sequence TGCTTCCGCTCTTCCTGGCTTTCGCTCTTAGCCCCGTCGCGCTCGCCCAGCCCGTGCCCGGCACGACCGGGACCGAGGCCGAGGCCGTCCTCGAAGACCTCACCGACGACGAGATCTCCGGCGATCCGACGGACCTGCTGGAACTGCTCGCCGACCTCCGCGAGAACCCGCTCGACATCAACACGGCCCCGGCCGAGGACCTCGCGCTCGTCCCCGCCTTCTCGCCGCTCGTCGCCGAAACCATCGTCCGCTTCCGCGAGACGTCCGGGCCGTTCGGGTCGATCCCCGAGCTTCGGAGCGTCGAGGGCGTCACCGAAGACGTGTTCTTCGAGGCGCGGCCGTACCTGAGGATCGGCCCCGAACTCGCCGTCGTTCGGACGATCTCGCCGTACCCGTCGGTGCCGTCGCTCGCCGAGGTCCGCGCCGGGGCGCGCGTCGAGGTGCTCCAGCGGCTGACGCGGCGGCTCGACCTCGGCGAGGGGTTCGACGCGCTCCCCGACAGCCTGGTGGACGATCCCGACGCGCCGACGCGGTTCGCGGGCTCGCCCGAGCGGATCTACACCCGCGTCCGGGCGACCTACCGCCGGAACGTCAGCGCGAACGTCACGCTCGAAAAAGACCCCGGCGAGCAGTTCACGTTCGAGGGCGAGAGCGTCGGCTACGACTTCGCCTCGTTCCACCTCGCCGCGCTCCGCGTGGGCCGGATCGAGGCGCTCGTCGTCGGCGACTACGTGGCGGAGTTCGGGCAGGGGCTCGCGCTGTGGCGGGCCGCCGGGTTCGGGAAGGGGCGCGCGTCGGTCCGCCCGCTCATCCGGCGCGGGCGCGGCCTCCGGCCCTACGGCTCGACCGACGAGAACCGGTTCTTCCGCGGCGTCGGGGCGACGGTCGCCGTCACGCCCGCCCTCTACCTCACCGCCTTCGGGAGCCGCCGCGCGCTCGACGCCTCGTTCAACGACGTCGACACGACCGACGTCGAGGCCCCGATCACCGACGCAACCGTCGCTGGGCTGCCGGCCGACGGGCTGCACCGGACCCCGAGTGAGATCGCCCGCAAGGACGCCCTCGGCCAGACCCTCTTCGGCGGCGGCGCAGAGGTCCGGTTCGACCGGGCGACGGTCGGCGTAGTCGGCTACAGCGCCCGATTTGACAACCCGGTTGCGCCCGGCGAGCGACCCTTCGAGCGGTTCGACTTCGCGGGCGACGCCGCGACGGTCGCGAGCGCCTACGCCAACGTCTTCCTCGGCACGTTCCAGCTTTTCGGCGAGGTCGCGTCGTCGGACGGTGTCGTTGCCGGGGTCGGCGGGGCCGAGGCGAGCCTCGACCGGCTCGACGCCGTCGTCCTCGCCCGGCACTACCCGCGCGACTTCGCGAGCCTCCACGGCTACGCCTTCGGCGAGCGCAACGGGCGCGGGCAGAACGAGACCGGGCTCTACCTCGGCCTGAAGCTGCGCCCGGCGCGGCGGTGGGTGGTCTCGGGCTTCTTCGACCAGTACCGCTTCCCGTGGGTGCGCTTCGCCGTCCCGCGCCCGGCGACAGGCCACGAGGCGCTGCTCTACGTCGAGCACACCCCCCGCCGCTGGCTCACGCTCTACGCCCAGGGCCGGACCGAGACGCGCGAGACGGCGGCCGACTTTGCTCAGCCGACCGGAGCCGTCCTCGAAGGCCTGGTGCCGGAGACGCGGCGCAGCCTCCGCGTCCAGGGCGAGTACCTCGCCAACCGCGACCTCCGCTTCCGCACCCGGATCGAGGGGTCGCACTACCGCCAGGCCGACCAGCCGGCCGCGACCGGCGTGCTCCTCTTCCAGGACGTGCGCTGGCAACTCACGAAGGCGCTCCGGCTCGACGCGCGGCTGACGTTCTTCGACACCGAGGGCTTCGACGCCCGGCTCTACCAGTTCGAGAACGACCTCACCGGCGTCTTCGCCAACACGCTCCTCTTCGGGCGCGGCACGCGGACCTACGCCATGCTGAGCTTCCGCCCCGGCGGCCGGTTCGAGGGGCTCGACCTCCGCGCGAAGCTCGCCTCGACGCGCTTCGAGGACCGGCCGACGGTCAGCAGCGGGCTCAGCGAGATCGATGGCCCGCGCGTGCGCGACCTCGCCCTCCAACTCCGCTACCGCTTCGGCGGCTAG